The following are from one region of the Halosolutus amylolyticus genome:
- a CDS encoding lysyl oxidase family protein gives MKRTDGRTRAAVLVAFLLIAVVGIGMITLAGVTADVPFTESVSDSNTDSSTASESEGTADEEATSANEENSTTPPLTPTESDSGASETDPDATETDPDAIETDSDASETDPEVSDDQIENGSGVNFVPAVRDLSISTEVFDESSPDVEDGYVTPGEHRLLRFDILTYNVGDADAELGNPEDNPDQFVHSDSHDHAHLDGFNNYTLFDESGNEMGVGKKQPFCLMDIQRMPSRPNASSSPQFDCDNQGISAGWADVYDSSLPGQYLVIDSLPDGNYTLQATTNAEGTIDENCYDDNSVRVGLRISEDSVTVTDAPESHLVRASDC, from the coding sequence ATGAAGAGAACAGATGGCAGGACGCGAGCGGCGGTGCTGGTGGCGTTTCTCCTCATCGCAGTAGTGGGGATAGGTATGATCACGCTGGCGGGCGTTACGGCTGACGTCCCGTTCACAGAGAGCGTATCTGACAGTAACACGGACTCCTCCACGGCCTCCGAAAGCGAAGGTACCGCGGACGAAGAGGCTACCTCGGCGAACGAAGAAAACTCGACGACGCCACCACTTACGCCAACTGAGTCCGACTCTGGTGCCTCCGAGACCGACCCTGATGCTACCGAGACCGACCCTGATGCCATCGAGACCGACTCTGATGCCTCCGAGACCGACCCTGAAGTCTCGGACGATCAAATCGAGAACGGGTCAGGGGTCAACTTCGTCCCAGCCGTTAGGGATCTTAGCATCTCAACAGAAGTGTTTGATGAGTCCAGCCCCGACGTCGAAGACGGGTACGTAACCCCAGGCGAACATAGACTACTTCGATTCGATATACTCACGTACAATGTGGGGGACGCAGACGCCGAATTGGGTAATCCTGAGGACAACCCTGATCAGTTCGTCCACTCTGACTCTCACGATCACGCGCATCTGGATGGGTTCAACAATTATACTCTGTTCGATGAATCGGGCAACGAGATGGGCGTGGGAAAGAAACAGCCATTTTGTTTGATGGATATCCAGCGAATGCCGTCCCGCCCAAACGCCAGTAGTAGTCCCCAGTTCGATTGCGACAATCAAGGGATCAGTGCCGGGTGGGCTGACGTGTACGACTCGTCTCTCCCCGGTCAGTATCTCGTTATTGACTCACTCCCTGACGGAAATTATACGCTTCAAGCCACGACGAACGCGGAAGGCACGATCGACGAGAATTGCTACGATGATAACTCCGTTCGGGTCGGCCTTCGTATCAGCGAGGATTCTGTTACGGTGACCGATGCCCCGGAAAGCCACTTAGTTAGAGCGTCCGATTGCTGA